GGCACTTTATGTTGCGGCCAAAGAAAATGCAAATTTATATTAGAACGAATATTTTCATAATCAAGTATCCAATCTTTAAAATTAGGATGTAACATTTCTAATTGTTTGGAACCACAAACTACATCTGCAGATAATTTTATACTATGATTACTAACATTATCCAATAAATTACATCTTTTTTGGGGTAAATGATATTTAGCAGCTAATGCCTTATACAAGTCAACATCATATTTATCAGGATCATTATACAGAGCTTCTCTTACAATTTTAAGCCACTTAGAATCATAATTAGATAGCCATTGATAATAATCACTTTGATAAAATGCCTGCAAACGTTGCATATTTTCTTGATAAATTTTCATATTTTTCTCAATAATTATTTTCTTTCTAACTTTGTTACGCTTTCAACATGTTTGGTCATTGGAAACATATCAACTGGTGTCGTTTGCTTTGCTTGATAATGCTGCTGTAATAGTTGGATATCACGGGCTAAAGTAGCTGGATTACAGCTAATATAAATAATTTTTTGTGGCTGTAAGGCAAAGATACTATCAATTAGACTAGCATCCAATCCTTTACGGGGTGGATCAACAATTAGAACATCAATTGAACGCTTTTCTTGAGCCCATTGATTTAAAATGTCTTCCGTTTTACCCTTGATAAATTTAGCATTGTGAATACCATTAATAGCTGCGTTAGCCTGCGCATCTTTGACAGCACTAGCCACACTTTCAATCCCGATTACTGACTGAGCCCGATTAGCTAAGCTTAAACCGATTGTTCCAATTCCACAATAGGCATCGACCACATTTTCTTGTCCTTGTAAGTCGGCGGCATCAATCGCTAGTTGGTATAACTTTTGTGTTTGGCGGGGATTAACTTGATAAAAAGATTGCGGTGAAATTCGGAATTTCTTACCTAAAATCTCATCCGTAATATAGGCTTGACCGGCTACTAACTCAAAACGGGAGCCTAAGATGACATTAGTCTTTTTAGCATTAACATTAACATACAAAGAAGTCACGGCAGAATTAGCAGCAATTGCCTCTAATAATAACGCTAAATTTTTGATTTTTTTGGAAGTAATAACTAACACTACCATCATTTCACCGGTAAAATGAGCCCGGCGGATAACAATATTACGAACATCACCGCGGTTAGTATTTTCATCATAACCTTTAATTTCATATTGTTGCATTAAATCACGAATTTGATTAATTTCAGCATCAATAGCTGGATCTTGAATTAAATAATCATCTAAAGCAATTAAATCATGCGACCGTTGACGAAAAAAACCTGTTGTTGCATGTCCAGCAATTGTCCGGACTGGAATTTGGGCCTTGTTGCGATAAGCTAAGGGTTGATCTGCCCCCACTGTGGGTTGAACTGAAATATCTAGGCCTAACTTTTGGTAATCAGTAACAATTTGTTGACGTTTGAATTCTAATTGTTTGTTATAAGACAAATGGATTAACGGTGCAATCCCAGTTTGAACATATTTTTTGTCATATTGTTCTATTCGATCTGGTGATTTTTTTATAATTTTTAAAGTTTTCGCAAAACCAAATTTACGTCCAACTTTAGTAATTAATGCTTGTACTTGTTCGCCCGGCAAAGCATTTTCTACAAATAATGAATAGCCGTCTACTTTAGCTACTCCCAATCCCTCATACGAGAGATCTATAATATCTAAAGTTATTTCTTGGTTTTTAGTTACATTAATAGTCTTTTTCATGTTTCCCTTTCAAAAAGAGCCAGAACAAAAGATTTTTGTCCCAGCTCTACTATCTCCGTTTTATTCTTTATTTTTCAGTGAATTAACACTATTGACAAAATGTTCTTCAGCTTGCTTTTCTGCTGGAGTTTCAGTATTAATAGACTCATCAGGAATCGCATCTAAATCAGCATACATTTCGATATGCCGTTGCAATACAGTCAAAGTGATAGGTGCATCACCACCATATTCTCCATCCAAGTTAATCATAATTCGCTGATCATCATTAGGTTTCACTACTAATTTGCGGGTTTTCGTATAAATAATTTTGGGATCATTAATATGTTTGCCCCCATTGAGCGCTTTGGCAATCAAGACAAGCATTTCCGCTATATTAGTATCTTTAACAATCAGTAATGACAATTTGCCATCGCCTAATTCTGAATCAGGAGCAACTTGTTCAAAACCACCCACTGAATTAGTTAATCCAGACAAAAACAACGTAACCGCACCATCATAAACGCCGTCATCATATTCTAAGTGCATATTCATTGGCTTAATTCGCGGTAACATTTCTGCACCCTTAACCAAATAAGCCAAATATCCTAGAATAGACTTATACTCTGATGGTACTTCATAAGTTAACTCCGACATTGACCCGCCACCAGCAATATTCATAAAATAATGCTCACCGGCGCGACCAATATCCATCGGCAAAGTTTGCTTTTTTAAAATAACTCGCGCGGCAGCAACTGGATCATTGCGAGGAATTTTTAAAGCTCGCGCATAGTCATTAGTCGTACCACCAGGAATAATCGCCATTTGTGGCCGCTTAGACAAAGGAGCAATTCCATTCACTACTTCATTCAAAGTACCATCACCACCAGCAGCAACAATCAATTCAAAACCAGCTTGCGCCACTCGACGAGCTTCATTTTCAGCTGATTGTGGTTCAGGAGTGGTGCGAAAAGCACTAGCTTCATAGCCAGCTTGTTCCAAAACGTCCAAAATATCAGCCACACTTTTTAAAATACTTTCATTCCCTGATGTCGGATTATAGATTAAACGAGCTTTCATTTGCTACCTCTTAACGTTTCTTAATTTCAGCGGTTAAAATCTGATTAACTACCTTTGGATTAGCTTGACCATGAGTTTGTTTCATGATTTGGCCAACTAAGAACCCAAAGGCACGGTCTTTACCATTTTTAAAATCAATCACAGATTGTTCATTATCATCCAATACTTGATTAATAATTGGTGTTAAGACATTAGGATCAGATTGCTGTACTAAGCCTTTAGATTCTACCCAAGCCTTTGGTTCGCTACCATTAGCGATAGTTTCAGCAAAAACCTTCTTAGCAATCTTAGAAGAA
The nucleotide sequence above comes from Bombilactobacillus bombi. Encoded proteins:
- a CDS encoding DUF6994 family protein → MKIYQENMQRLQAFYQSDYYQWLSNYDSKWLKIVREALYNDPDKYDVDLYKALAAKYHLPQKRCNLLDNVSNHSIKLSADVVCGSKQLEMLHPNFKDWILDYENIRSNINLHFLWPQHKVPTINTYRYTIYRDRIDYLLYDLKCYFTGQLTPMSKAYQNDNTKIWLQQFDHNFPNFVKKLRFENFVNKKFEVLDIEFGQKQVVRGDLERLRVNAKDKTALKQYLEQLLQLNIKGKFSIAK
- the rlmD gene encoding 23S rRNA (uracil(1939)-C(5))-methyltransferase RlmD, yielding MKKTINVTKNQEITLDIIDLSYEGLGVAKVDGYSLFVENALPGEQVQALITKVGRKFGFAKTLKIIKKSPDRIEQYDKKYVQTGIAPLIHLSYNKQLEFKRQQIVTDYQKLGLDISVQPTVGADQPLAYRNKAQIPVRTIAGHATTGFFRQRSHDLIALDDYLIQDPAIDAEINQIRDLMQQYEIKGYDENTNRGDVRNIVIRRAHFTGEMMVVLVITSKKIKNLALLLEAIAANSAVTSLYVNVNAKKTNVILGSRFELVAGQAYITDEILGKKFRISPQSFYQVNPRQTQKLYQLAIDAADLQGQENVVDAYCGIGTIGLSLANRAQSVIGIESVASAVKDAQANAAINGIHNAKFIKGKTEDILNQWAQEKRSIDVLIVDPPRKGLDASLIDSIFALQPQKIIYISCNPATLARDIQLLQQHYQAKQTTPVDMFPMTKHVESVTKLERK
- a CDS encoding diacylglycerol kinase family lipid kinase, producing MKARLIYNPTSGNESILKSVADILDVLEQAGYEASAFRTTPEPQSAENEARRVAQAGFELIVAAGGDGTLNEVVNGIAPLSKRPQMAIIPGGTTNDYARALKIPRNDPVAAARVILKKQTLPMDIGRAGEHYFMNIAGGGSMSELTYEVPSEYKSILGYLAYLVKGAEMLPRIKPMNMHLEYDDGVYDGAVTLFLSGLTNSVGGFEQVAPDSELGDGKLSLLIVKDTNIAEMLVLIAKALNGGKHINDPKIIYTKTRKLVVKPNDDQRIMINLDGEYGGDAPITLTVLQRHIEMYADLDAIPDESINTETPAEKQAEEHFVNSVNSLKNKE